The Yersinia intermedia genome window below encodes:
- the infA gene encoding translation initiation factor IF-1: protein MAKEDNIEMQGTVLDTLPNTMFRVELENGHVVTAHISGKMRKNYIRILTGDKVTVELTPYDLSKGRIVFRSR from the coding sequence ATGGCCAAAGAAGACAATATTGAAATGCAGGGCACCGTTCTTGATACGCTGCCGAACACCATGTTCCGCGTTGAATTGGAAAACGGGCACGTGGTAACCGCTCATATCTCCGGTAAAATGCGTAAAAACTATATCCGCATCCTGACGGGTGACAAAGTCACTGTAGAGCTGACCCCGTACGACCTGAGCAAAGGCCGCATTGTCTTCCGTAGCCGTTAA